One stretch of Passer domesticus isolate bPasDom1 chromosome 2, bPasDom1.hap1, whole genome shotgun sequence DNA includes these proteins:
- the IFNAR2 gene encoding interferon alpha/beta receptor 2 isoform X1 has product MDVPVPLCQLVCLTFLSTAVCSLPERISEGLPYNLQMDSHNFQHILSWQAERDPAVPASYNVLYTDRRSQNWMSAQQCLGIAQLSCELTEEFKDTSTEYSALVQRIGGAQVLNSSVLRFVPLTETFLGPPEVNITSCPNCLNVTIKLPASHFRHKGKLLSLIDIYEEMDFDVTLKSQDGEHKRPRQRTTEEVFSVVIEELYPSRNYCVSVGVTASLNKNSVPSPWKCVTTDSEAQRGYHEAAVAGAVCVSLIIAAVLKCVHAAGFILPKFSLPQTLAYIRKLAYSPWVSESETVASVEIIPREVKSKARGCRGSASDDSDSDSSDSDSSGLYDHNYTWRDRLGRASVPQGCDTPSSLGQYSVGSTCEPSSSQAGDTPAAEPQEPQGHPEGDRDTRSEFPSPLSGDSCEPQGDSECFTISLDTVLLGALEQDGHGPAAAPPAQEDAGDWHCVHAEGEKLLEDTGSGQGAPCSNGFHEWQNSSCCSEESDSLDSDTEQVTGYMRR; this is encoded by the exons ATGGATGTGCCAGTGCCTCTCTGTCAGCTTG TGTGCCTCACCTTTCTGTCTACAGCTGTTTGCAGCCTGCCTG aaAGAATTTCGGAGGGGCTTCCTTACAACCTCCAGATGGACTCCCACAATTTCCAGCACATTTTGTCCTGGCAGGCAGAACGTgacccagctgtgccagcatcCTACAACGTTCTCTACACAGACCGCAG GAGCCAGAACTGGATGAGTGCTCAGCAGTgtttgggcattgcccagctCTCCTGTGAGCTGACAGAGGAGTTCAAGGACACATCCACTGAGTACTCTGCACTTGTTCAGAGAATTGGAGGAGCTCAGGTGCTCAATTCTTCTGTGCTGCGTTTTGTGCCACTCACTGAGA CATTTCTGGGACCACCAGAAGTGAATATCACTTCCTGTCCAAATTGCCTCAATGTCACCATAAAGCTGCCAGCCTCTCACTTCAGACACAAGGGGAAGCTGCTGTCTTTAATTGATATCTATGAAGAGATGGATTTTGATGTCACCCTGAAATCACAGGATGGAGAGCACAAG AGGCCACGGCAGAGAACCACTGAAGAGGTGTTCAGTGTTGTCATTGAGGAATTGTATCCCAGCAGGAATTACTGTGTGTCTGTGGGGGTCACTGCATCCCTGAACAAGAATTCTGTCCCCTCCCCCTGGAAATGTGTCACTACAGACTCAGAGGCTCAGCGAG GGTATCACGAAGCTGCAGTGGCAGGTGCTGTCTGTGTCTCACTGATAATTGCTGCAGTCCTGAAGTGTGTGCATGCAGCAGGTTTTATCCTCCCCAAGTTTTCCCTTCCTCAGACCCTG GCatacatcaggaagttggcctacTCCCCTTGGGTGTCTGAGTCAGAAACAGTGGCCTCTGTGGAGATCATCCCCAGGGAGGTGAAAAGCAaggccaggggctgcagaggcagtgcCAGTGATGACAGTGACAGcgacagcagtgacagtgacagcagtgGCCTGTATGACCACAACTACACGTGGCgggacaggctgggcagggccagtgtcccccagggctgtgacacccccagcagcctggggcagtacTCGGTGGGCAGCACCTgtgagcccagcagcagccaggctggggacacgCCAGCTGCCGAGCCACAGGagccccagggacaccctgAAGGGGACAGAGACACGAGGAGCGAGTTCCCGAGCCCTCTGTCTGGGGACAGCTGTGAGCCCCAGGGGGACAGCGAGTGCTTCACCATCAGCCTGGACACggtgctgctgggagccctggaGCAGGACGGgcacggccctgcagctgctcccccagcccaggaggaTGCGGGTGACTGGCACTGTGTTCATGCTGAGGGGGAAAAGCTGCTGGAGGACACGGGAAGCGGGCAGGGAGCGCCTTGCTCTAATGGCTTCCATGAGTGGCAGAACTCCTCCTGTTGCTCTGAGGAGAGCGACTCTTTGGACTCGGACACAGAGCAAGTAACGGGGTACATGAGGAGATGA
- the IFNAR2 gene encoding interferon alpha/beta receptor 2 isoform X2 has protein sequence MDVPVPLCQLERISEGLPYNLQMDSHNFQHILSWQAERDPAVPASYNVLYTDRRSQNWMSAQQCLGIAQLSCELTEEFKDTSTEYSALVQRIGGAQVLNSSVLRFVPLTETFLGPPEVNITSCPNCLNVTIKLPASHFRHKGKLLSLIDIYEEMDFDVTLKSQDGEHKRPRQRTTEEVFSVVIEELYPSRNYCVSVGVTASLNKNSVPSPWKCVTTDSEAQRGYHEAAVAGAVCVSLIIAAVLKCVHAAGFILPKFSLPQTLAYIRKLAYSPWVSESETVASVEIIPREVKSKARGCRGSASDDSDSDSSDSDSSGLYDHNYTWRDRLGRASVPQGCDTPSSLGQYSVGSTCEPSSSQAGDTPAAEPQEPQGHPEGDRDTRSEFPSPLSGDSCEPQGDSECFTISLDTVLLGALEQDGHGPAAAPPAQEDAGDWHCVHAEGEKLLEDTGSGQGAPCSNGFHEWQNSSCCSEESDSLDSDTEQVTGYMRR, from the exons ATGGATGTGCCAGTGCCTCTCTGTCAGCTTG aaAGAATTTCGGAGGGGCTTCCTTACAACCTCCAGATGGACTCCCACAATTTCCAGCACATTTTGTCCTGGCAGGCAGAACGTgacccagctgtgccagcatcCTACAACGTTCTCTACACAGACCGCAG GAGCCAGAACTGGATGAGTGCTCAGCAGTgtttgggcattgcccagctCTCCTGTGAGCTGACAGAGGAGTTCAAGGACACATCCACTGAGTACTCTGCACTTGTTCAGAGAATTGGAGGAGCTCAGGTGCTCAATTCTTCTGTGCTGCGTTTTGTGCCACTCACTGAGA CATTTCTGGGACCACCAGAAGTGAATATCACTTCCTGTCCAAATTGCCTCAATGTCACCATAAAGCTGCCAGCCTCTCACTTCAGACACAAGGGGAAGCTGCTGTCTTTAATTGATATCTATGAAGAGATGGATTTTGATGTCACCCTGAAATCACAGGATGGAGAGCACAAG AGGCCACGGCAGAGAACCACTGAAGAGGTGTTCAGTGTTGTCATTGAGGAATTGTATCCCAGCAGGAATTACTGTGTGTCTGTGGGGGTCACTGCATCCCTGAACAAGAATTCTGTCCCCTCCCCCTGGAAATGTGTCACTACAGACTCAGAGGCTCAGCGAG GGTATCACGAAGCTGCAGTGGCAGGTGCTGTCTGTGTCTCACTGATAATTGCTGCAGTCCTGAAGTGTGTGCATGCAGCAGGTTTTATCCTCCCCAAGTTTTCCCTTCCTCAGACCCTG GCatacatcaggaagttggcctacTCCCCTTGGGTGTCTGAGTCAGAAACAGTGGCCTCTGTGGAGATCATCCCCAGGGAGGTGAAAAGCAaggccaggggctgcagaggcagtgcCAGTGATGACAGTGACAGcgacagcagtgacagtgacagcagtgGCCTGTATGACCACAACTACACGTGGCgggacaggctgggcagggccagtgtcccccagggctgtgacacccccagcagcctggggcagtacTCGGTGGGCAGCACCTgtgagcccagcagcagccaggctggggacacgCCAGCTGCCGAGCCACAGGagccccagggacaccctgAAGGGGACAGAGACACGAGGAGCGAGTTCCCGAGCCCTCTGTCTGGGGACAGCTGTGAGCCCCAGGGGGACAGCGAGTGCTTCACCATCAGCCTGGACACggtgctgctgggagccctggaGCAGGACGGgcacggccctgcagctgctcccccagcccaggaggaTGCGGGTGACTGGCACTGTGTTCATGCTGAGGGGGAAAAGCTGCTGGAGGACACGGGAAGCGGGCAGGGAGCGCCTTGCTCTAATGGCTTCCATGAGTGGCAGAACTCCTCCTGTTGCTCTGAGGAGAGCGACTCTTTGGACTCGGACACAGAGCAAGTAACGGGGTACATGAGGAGATGA